From the genome of Nicotiana sylvestris chromosome 2, ASM39365v2, whole genome shotgun sequence, one region includes:
- the LOC104242548 gene encoding serine/threonine-protein kinase WNK8-like, giving the protein MDYELRKAVENSPCGRFIRYNEKLVGGAYKDVYVGFDRVENIEVAWNQIDFEGAYDEEAREILLKLYTEAHILKHLKHESIIMCFSRLFDSEAKTISVITELFPSISLRKLRRTKSKCDGAVSGIDLAAIKNWGRQILEGLNFLHSQNPKIVHRDIKCDNIFVHSGGKQVKLGGFGLAIRLIEGNFAKELIKGNSAFMAPEYYDEKYNELVDNAFS; this is encoded by the coding sequence ATGGATTACGAGTTACGCAAAGCTGTAGAGAATTCTCCATGTGGTAGGTTTATTAGATACAACGAAAAGTTGGTTGGAGGGGCTTACAAAGATGTTTACGTAGGGTTTGATCGTGTTGAGAATATTGAAGTGGCGTGGAACCAAATCGATTTTGAGGGAGCATATGATGAAGAGGCACGAGAAATCCTACTAAAATTGTACACGGAGGCTCATATACTGAAACACTTAAAGCATGAAAGTATTATCATGTGTTTTTCTCGGTTGTTCGACAGCGAGGCCAAAACTATAAGCGTGATTACAGAGTTGTTTCCCTCCATCAGCCTGAGAAAACTACGACGTACTAAGTCCAAGTGTGATGGCGCTGTCAGTGGTATTGATTTGGCGGCTATCAAGAACTGGGGTAGGCAAATTCTTGAAGGTTTGAACTTTCTCCATAGTCAGAACCCTAAGATCGTCCATCGAGACATCAAGTGTGACAATATTTTTGTTCATAGTGGTGGGAAACAAGTTAAGCTCGGAGGGTTTGGTTTGGCAATTCGTCTAATCGAGGGTAATTTTGCAAAAGAGCTAATTAAGGGTAATTCTGCATTCATGGCTCCTGAGTACTATGATGAGAAATATAATGAATTGGTGGATAATGCATTTTCTTGA